ggctAGACATTGTGTCAATATACAAAGGTGCTCTCAGTGCCAAGGTGACCTTTTGTAACCTTTCCACCGAGGGAAGAGGATTATGTCAATCACATTCTGGATCCGCACATGAAACTTAATGAACGATGTTTAAACCAAAGGAGGGGGGAAAAAGAATGTGATTAGCATGAAATCATTGTATTTAATTTGGATTTTTCTTCACTCACTGAGTGCCAATCATTAGCTAGATGAAGAGAATCTTATCTATGTACAAAGACGAACAACTACATGCAGATATTCACAGTGAAAATGACTATTGCTGTGTACAAAAtctatttacatacagtattaaatgGAAAATAGTtaccaaaaataaaaccaaaacctAACAGTGACTAGGCTAAACTAGACTTAGCAATAACATCCTACACAGTTTATAACTTCAGTGCTAAATAAGCCTCGCGGCTCTGTTTCGCTGTGTGTCATGACACATGGCTCGAATTTGAAATGTTTAGCGCTGGAAAATAATTCTTCAAACAGTGAAAACAGAACAGTCCGTACGCCATTGCTGTTTAACCCTGTACTGTCACTTAACATTGTTAACCTCcgaaatcaatcaatcaatcaggtTTATGATTATCatccaaaaaaaagaagagaagaaacacTGGCTCTGTGTGATCATTTATGGTTTCGCAAGTTCTTCATAAGGGAGCTTGCACTTgtcagggtaaaaaaaaataaaaataaataaaaaatccaggGACTAAAGTCTTCCTCACTCACAGATGAACATATGCATAACTCTATATGGATATTCACGTGAGAGAAAATGTTCGCGCGAGAACAGGAGGGAGTGTGAGAATGAGCGAGAGACGGCAATGTGTTATGAAGGGTGACGATGCTGGTTTGCGTTTAGGCTTAAAATGAACTCGATGTGAGAATCTTTTATGAAGTGAACATGAGAGTGCATGATGGGAGGATTGATAAGTCAATCAGGGGGACTGTATTCATAAAGCTCTAAATTTAAGCACCAGGTGTGAGATCAGTATCGCTTTTTGTCGCTTTCCTACTTTTCTCGCTGAAGTACTCTTAAAATGatgcttttgtgtgtctgtgtgtgtttttgtgtgtgtatatttggaGTGCGTGCTTATTCATCAGTCCTTTCTTTGCGTTTGCTGTCCCTGTTGTATGTTCCTgttcatctcctcctcctcctcttcgtcctcttcttcatctccctctccctgGCTGATCTGGAACTCTTCGGGAGGCCAGCGCAGCTCTCCGCTCTCCACCTCGCCCTCCGTCGCCTCCACCACAATGGACGGAAGGCGGTCCTTCAGCTTGCAGCAGCGCTCCATGTCCGACGGATCTGGAAAGATCTgcgagagaggaaaaaaaaaaagtcatttttcttCGGTTGCTCTTAATAAAGTGTCAAATTTTAAACGGTTTCCAGAACAGGACAATTTCTACCAGAAAAGTTTCCACATTAGGAAGTGTAAGTGAAATGATACAGTGAGAAATCTTCAGCGCTAAATGATCACAGGTTCAGTACACCACAGTATCAGCTTACAACTTTACTTATCAAACAGTGCATTTAGTCACTCGTTTTAATACGTTTAAGACTTTTTGCCAGTATGACAGTGGAATGGAATTGGACTTAATGGAagcataaacaaatgaatggttGGGAGGTCTGATCTCAAATGAGTCAAGACTCGGTTGTCTTTGAGTGCGAGACGTGGTTTTCAAATGGGCTTCATATTAACAGCATGAGCAGTGGAatgagacatgacaaaaaatatacaatgaTCAACAtagacacaacacaacaggagCAAACTCAATTTTTTTGACCACTGGGAAAATTAAAGGTTTTATGTAAAAAGCAGCCAGTTTCAAAACCCTTTTTTCCAGACTGCATCTTATTCCATCCTCAAGGTGAAATCTATAGCAGGCTTCAGATGTGCAATACGCTTTCTACCCTGAAATCCATCACTACACTGTCAGCACCAGACAGGGCAAaggaatgaatgtgtgtgtcacagagaGATGAAATTCAACATGTGTGAGAGTTCTGCGTGCGTCACCAAGACACAAAATTGCCTGAGAACCCCCGGCATAAGGTTGAAACAACTTATAGGAATGGAAGAACATGGACGAACATGGGCTGGTCTCCTGTAGGTTCTCACGCACCCTCTGCATCCTTATTTATATTCTTCATTCTTGGCTTGGGGAAGAGGAACATACCCAAAAGCTTCATTTTGCCTGAGAATCGGTCGTCCCGACTCATATTTTTAGCTCCGTTTTGTTACGTGGACCAAAGGGATAGAGATGTCATGGTCTGGGAAAAGAGGCCTAACAGAGGAAAGGTCAGGAGAGAGGGAGGTGAGAGACAGTCATTGCATCAGCTCAGATTTCAATTTGGGTGAGATAAAAAGAATCAAAGAATTAAACTATGGTCTCAAATACAGCCTGAGATGATGAAAGGGAAAAAGGAAGAGTTCAATAATCCTCAGAAACAAagaaacctccaaattttatatgcattttatatttttaaaaacacttcagggtcaaccatattaaataaaaaaaaattatttttgacCGCTTTCTCTCGTCATCCCGACCCTCGTAAACTTCCCGTTACATCACATCTTTATGTGTTTTACTGAACACTTAAAAACGTTGCTTTTTTCCTGGGTTAcaggcagaaaaacaaaaagggacAGGAAGGATGGCTGGAGACTGTCGAGGACGAGACTTCTGTGCAACACGACACAAAGCCTGCAGCCTGAACGTATTCGTAAATTTCTCTTGAAGCTGTCAGAGCGTGTGACAGGACCCTGCTTTCCGTCCAGACTCGTCTGTCTCGCAGAAGCCAGAAAAAACATCAGCAGCCGGCATGACTGTCAGATTTTATATGAGCCGTGATGGCGGCATCAAATCCTTGCATGGTTCAGCACCtcaattatcacacacacacacacacacacacacacacatgctttaaaTAGCTCGAGAGCATTAATCTTTGTGCACTAAcgagagacaatgagagagagagcagtccCTGAGGAGTGCAgctggagaggagaagagatacgaggagaggagaagagaccTCAAACAGCAGTCTGGGTAATATGCTAATGAGGACTGCACTACTCACTGCtttactgaaaaacaaacaaacaaacaaacaaacaaaggaaagCTCCCTAGCATATTTTGAGTGACAGACAATTTGTACAGTAAGTTTGCTAAGTAACGTTCATCAAGTAGCTCGAAAGAGTAACAATGTGCAGCTACTCCATTTTAATCAAATGCAAATGCAGCCTTCACACTTCTGCCTTCTGATTTAGGTCCTGCTTTACCGCTGAACAATACATAGGTATTCATTCGAGACACTGCACCGCTTGCGgtcctcttccttttttttattcaaattttcttacatttttaagaaatgaaaaagaagcaCAATTCACTGTCTGAGGCCACCTTCTGAACGGAAGACAACGATGTTAAGCCTGGCCTGAAAATCTCAATATGACTTGGTGTGAAAGCAACCAGCGATTCCTTGAAGTGAtagaaaacacaacaatgtttttttttttttactcgttTTGCTGTGAAGCGGATAGAAATTTTGAGTACCTGGAAAGTGAGGCGGTCTTTGCTTGGGCTGAGCCGTATGTCCTCCATTGGAGTGCTGCTGATCATCACTTCTGTCATCTCACGGCACggcacaaacacagagctgccaaaacacacacacacacacacacacacagaggtcaaaggtcaggtCAGAAAGGCTAATAATATGTTGGATCTGCCAAACGAGGTactgtttattaaaattaatttttttttgccttccaCAGCATTTTATCAGTAGAATACCAAAGAAATCTTCACTGGGCACGTTATGATCTGTAGAACACCAGAGCATCAAAAGCTTTCAAGCTTGACTCATGTAGCAAGATAAATCCCTTGAGAAACACAggaacattttttcttttccaagaTCATCCAAAATGGAAAGATTCATGGTTCTATGAATGGCTCCTTCATGGTTCTTTAACATTACATGTAGAATTCTACAAAATAAGAGTCCAGGTGAGAGCCCAGTCAagggaaataattttttttttttttttaaatatataaggaAACAAGTAAATTCATTCCAGACAATCCAAAAGATCTTCTTGCACCTTTACCCGCTCTAAAAGTTTAAAGCCATATTATTGTAATCATCACGACTTACAAACACCACATGTATCTCGCATTGATAGCGATACAGCATTCTTTGGTTTGTACCTCTGACGAACAACAACAATTGTTCTACAGAAGATCCTCAAGCAACCAAAGCGTTCTACCACGATGAGGTGGATGGTCCATAACTctgcactttgtgtgtgtgtgtatgtatgtgtatgtatgtgtatatatatatatacacacacacacacacacacacacacacacacacacaaatacacacatataaaacgagtgtgtgtgcacatcaCAGTCATTATGAAACCGTTGTGGGTGTGCAGGAGACCATCGCATGGATCCGACACCAAGAACCTCCACAAAGAATTTTCCATTCGGTTTCTGCAGCATAAAAGAGGCCACTCGGGTCAATGTGCATTGCCCAACGTGCACAAAAAACTGTCAGAAATTTCAGCCCTCTAAAAAGCAATTTTATGGTGCGGTGTGCAGGAGAAACATCGTACTGGCTGTACAGGGCGAGCATCTATTCCTGGACCAGCTGAGACTGCGCTTGAGTTTCTTTCTCACACAAGTTATTTAAAAGTTTGCTGGTGTAGTGGTCAGTGTgggcacacatgcacacacacacaaacatgatggGTCCAGCTAAATAAACTCCAGCAAGAGCATTTATAGAAGCTTGGGGTgaaacaagattaaaaaaaaaggaaaagttcCCAGACCTCTCACGGACTATTCTGGATCTGAAACGTTTCAATACATCAGCATTCTACTTAGATTTTGTTCTAACTAACAGCTTACAGGAGAAAACATCTAACCCTTCAACATCATATCAGCTACCATTAACTATAAAGCTACCAGGTACATCCACGATGATCATATGAACTGTTAACGTATCTGCCCAGTGGATGAGGAGATTAGTAAATAAAGCTAACGAGATGGCACAATAAAAGACAAAGCCAGTGTGGGAATAGATTGCAGGTTGGACAGGAAATGGGGAACTGAAGAAACATCGGAGCACGCAGGGTGACACAGGATGTTTCAGTTTAAACAGCTTTTCCTGTGCGATGTCCCATGATGTTCATCATTAAACCCTAGACACGAGCAAATGTCATCTCATCCCTCCATCACCTCCATACTAAGTGCCAACCATCAGATGGCTCTAAATCTCTGGATTACTGACGTTGATCTGCTTCTTATAAACAAACTTTGTGCATTTAGCCTTGCAAATGTGTTGTAGGAGCTGTAACCTTGAGCTaaaaaacgtttaaaaaaaagttgtttatgCTGATATTCGTTTGAACAAATTGTTGAAGGGAGCTAGCTGGTTAGAGTGCGCTAGTCATGTTATGGAGAACTATTTCAGCATCATCATGCCAAGTGAGTATTAATTCATTATGGAAACAACGAGTGAGCCGAGTAACAGTTAGCCATCATCGTAAATACACTACAAATGTGGAAATGTGGGCGTGGGAGGGGCTTGTAGAGATCGGGGGCGTGTCCCGTTTTGCATATTTCTACAGTTTCTACAATGAGGGAAAGAGTGACAGgattcctgattttttttttttgtgtggaaaTCTTCTGCCACAGAGTTTATTCAACGTCTAGGATCCTGAAGTGCTCTTTAGGTAGCATTCCTTTTATAAGAAACggcacaagaaaaaaataaataaataaataaacaaagaaaaattaaactgttaaagcaaaaacaaataagaacatCAACGTGTAAAGAAGCAAAGGAACCAGAGGAACCAGGAAGTCCGATTTCTTCCTTTAAATGGAATATCCtgtcactttttaaaaaattttgtaTTCACTAATCAACagcatgtaatttattttaccCATTTATAGTGGAGGAACATTTGCAAAACAAAGTGGTTCCTTGTCATGTTGCTATGGAGACCACACCCTAAACGATTAGACATTCTGGAAACGTCACCTTTCGACCAATCGAATGCAGAATTTAACAGCATCTTTAACTATCCACTAAAATGCTAGAAAAATTTCTGGAAATCCAATTATTATAACAAACGCACAATAAACAAAGAGCTATAAAAGGGaactaagaaagaaagaaagaaagaaaagcatcattattagGAATTAGGATGCAATGGTGAGTGTTCTCTCCTTTCCCCCCCCACAATCCTCTGTGATATTTACTACAGAAATTGAACGTTAGAGTATTCCAGCTGTTAAAACGTGATGGGAAtaaaagtagagagagagagagagagagagagagagagagagagagagagagagagagagagagagcgtgagagcgagagagcgagagagtgagagagtgagagagtgagagacagtgagagagtgtgtgagagagagagagagagtgagagacagtgtgagagagagagagagagcgagtgtgagagagagcgagagagagagtgtgtgtgagagagagagagagtgagacagtgagagagagagagagagagtgagacagtgtgagagagagagagagagacagcgagagagagagagagagagagagagagagagagagagagagagagagggagacagtgagagagagagagagagagagagagagagagagagagagagagagtgagagacagtgagagagagagagagagagagagagagagagagagagagagagagagagtgagagagtgcgcaGACATAATGAATGTGCAATGATTACAGAGAAGTGTGCCTGAAATCTAAACACTCAAGCATTGCTAGCGATATTTCAGCTCTAAGGCTACATAAACATCCTGCTCTGCTAAGAATAACAGAACATTGttctaataaaacacaaaagcgGGCAGGAGGAGAAAGACTTGTGCAACAATTCAAACTCCACGATCGCTGcgaaaaaaaaagtccaggTCATCCGTCGCATCATCTTCGTTTCCATGGTATCGGAAATTTCTAGAAGCCCTGGTGAAGTGCCCTTCATAAAGCAAACAAGAAGTCAAAAGGATTGATGCGGACCATTAGCGCTGAGAAGAGCTATTCTTAGCATGAAAGCAAAGTGTCAGAGTGAGGGATTTTTCCAGTCTTTCTATTTTGCATACAAGACTAAGCAACATGCTGCGACATGTCTGACACAACATGATGTGTACCTAGTATTGTAGAAATATCATCATGTAAGGGTGGGTGCCATTAATATTGAAACACTCCAGTGTTATCCTCGCCATGCTCACGCTCATCATCCAGCTGTGGAAGCATTACTAAAGATTTGTCTCTAATCTCTAGGCAGGACACACAGCGCTACAGCAGCGCAGATTTGAACCTGGAGCCTTCCTGACATCTAAATCTCTTCATCCGCTTTAATAGGAACCATGGGAGAACGCAGCCTAGCGGATTAACCGAACCTGAGCAGCTCAGGATGTTtggggaaattaaaaaaaaaaagccggcTCTTTGTTCTTCTGTGAGTCACTGGTAATTTCCTCAACGCTCTGAGctagtaaaacaaaacaacgccGATGCTGTCGTtgtttgttaaaacaaaaaagtacataAAAACAGATCAAACGAATCTAAAACAAGCTACAAGTTCCACTGCTTCATCTTTAAACTATGAAACACTGCATTCACTCTAAAGATGCTGACTGATCctctttatctttaaaaaataacaacaaaaacaccacaTTGGGCGGTTGGTGGGGTGAGATAGgatctacatactgtatgcatcaTGATAAAGACTTTTGAAGTGCAAGGTTTGTCCTCCAAAAGTCTACGTCaagataatttatttataacgACCGAGACTCTACACTTGGTCGGCTGGCTGGAAGACCCACAATGCATCAGGTCCGTCTCTTGGTGCTGACACATGCTACACTCACAGGGCTACTAGATTGCACATACCTGGCATCGTTTCCCATCTGCTGTGGTTGTATATCTTAGCAGTCAGTGTGGTAGCCAGAGGGAAGGAAGCAGACACGGTCAATGGCGCTTGCCAAGCAAAAAACGACTGGCAGATGCAAGCAAAAGGTCAGGAAAGAATGCAGGGAAGTATCGATGGCGTATCTCCTGCCAAAGCAGTATACATGGGGCACAAGCAAATGGGTTCAAGCAAGATAGTGACCAAAAATATCATTAGAAGAGGATTAGAGTCAAGACTGTGCCGAGGTTAAGCAAAATCACAGGAGTTTGTACTCCCGGCACCGTGTTCAACTCGACACTGTAAACTCTCTTGGTTCTCTAGTCATATCTTACTGGGCTGCAAGATAGCAAAAGGAAACCACCAGCAAAAGGCCAGGGAAGAAGCAAAGCAAGCAGTTCTTTAAAGAAAAGGAGCTCGACATGGAGCTTTTAGCTGAAGAGATTTTTAACTAGAAGAACTGGCTTTTTATCAAAATCAGCCTTGGAACTGGACACAACTGGTTCTTCGTCACATCAGCGGAGAATCAAAGTATTAAGACAAATCTAAAAGCCACGTTTTCCGTCGTTATTACTGTAGTTTATTACGTTAAACACTAAAGGACCATCGCAGCTGTTCTACATTTTACCCTCTCAAACCAAAGAGATTTTAAGGGTGTTACTGTAGATTAGCCTCAACCCCTCCTTTGGTTGTTTGAGCATGAACTCAATGCTGGATACAATGAGGCCCATTTTTCAGCCGTTTTGCTCAGATTAGCCGAAAGAAACCTCTAAAAGTTTAAGCCTGAACACAGCGTTGGGAAACACAATTAGTCCATCCTGTTCCTCCAAGCACAAGTTATCCCTTCAAAGCTCTTTACAACAAGACGAACGATTTACCACTCAAACCTTTCCATAATTCTAACAAtcaaaaaaatctacaaataaaagtaaaaagcaaCAGTTTATAGAGTAAAAATAACCAAACATGAACTTTGGTTAGACGTCTTTGGAATCACCAAGGCTTCCTCAAACACGAGTTTAAAGAGGAAACACAAGGCCTTTGTAAGAGAAGAGATCAAGAGCTTTTGCAAAAAAACCACCAGCTATTGCAAGCGATTGCAGGAAAACAGTAAGCgcacaaagagacagagctCTGAAGTTCTGGTAAGGAGGTCAAGCCAATGCATCCTGTTCACAGTGCAGAGCAGTTCAAAGGGgttatataaacattaaacgACGTGGCTGCGGAAGTGCTATTATTGACGGTTCTCCATTTTTTTACCCCAGGGGTGGGTATGTGTTTTCTGCTTTGCTAAAGCGTGAGGCGACTAGTTCGTGCTTCAAGAAAGATCAGGTGATTGCAAGCTCAGGTGATGTATCTGTACTAAGCATAAAATGAGGTTTAAGTGATGTTAAGGGAGCAAGAGAGCGATGATATAGCCAGGTTCTAAAGTGACTTCAGCCTTAAACTTTTGATCCAATACAGAGCTATTTTAGACTCTAGACAAATTCAGGTATTTTCTTGTTTCATTAAGCAACGGTGGATCAATCAATTCCACACAATGGAACATGACCTTTCAAAGAGACTAGGAAAGTAAGTAACAACCGAATGACTCACATTGACCGCATTGCAGGATCAGAGTGGAAATACCGCTGTGAAACTTCCAGTGCAAGTCTAGAATGTAGTCTAGTCATTACAGCTTTCTTCACTTTCGAATTCGAATACCAggtccaaaaaaataaagaccgTTTCTAACCAataacatttcattattttgggTTAGAGATACACCTGGTACCAACACAAAGTACAGTGAGTACCTTTATTTGTCAGAGTGTAGGGCAGTGGTCCTCAAAGTCAGGCTGGTTTATGAAGCCGTTATGTTTCTGAGATCGTTATTAGTCTGTCGGACCGACTCTTGAATCTGAACCACATCGATTCACTTACAAACCTGTAAATATCATCAACCTGATTTGTGTTGGTGGAAAgttcaagaataaaaaaaaatccctaataaacacacaaaacatcagGCTGGTGCAGTGAGTCGCACTGCTGCTTCATACGCAAAGGTCCCTGGTTCGATCCTGATCTCAGGTTACTCAGAGATCCACGTTTTGGTTTGCTCCAGGTTCTCTTTCcacaaacaagtgtgtgtgtttgtgagtgtgtgtttgtgtgtgtgtgtgtgtgtgtgtgagcatgagcaTGTGAGATGTCTGGTGATGGACTATCATCCCATCCAGGATGTATTCCCGACTCACAGCCAGCGTTCCTGGATCAGACTCCGGATCTTCCACAAACGTAATCTTTCCACAAGATAAATCAACGATTATGTttggtgcaaaagtttgcacacccttaTTCTTGAGTACATCAGTCTGACACACGACTACTACtgggacaaaaataaaaacaaaacaaatagaagATCTAGGTGTACTGTAGAGTTTTTCTACAGTTCAACCAACTGATAAGCTAATATCCAGATTAATGTCATTAGAATTCCATTCAGGTGTCATGAAGATGACATGATGACATTAAGGCTGTGTCCCCAATCACTCCACACTTCGTGCTCACGCGCACTATATCACACATAAAACAATAGGATTAAGTGCACTAGATTATCAAGACCACGTGGTTTGGGACCAAGCCATGAAACTCAGACTGCATGTGGGTTTTTATCCTGAACAGttcatttgtgttttacagAAGAGTTCAAATGCtgtcaaagaaacaaacaaaacaaacaaacaaaaacaaaacaacaacgcAAACAAGGTGTATAATAacaaattaataagaaataagaagaagaaagatgGAATAACTTACCGGTACACCTGAGGATAGTAGGCAGTCATGAAGAGCTTCACGACATGGAATTTGTAGCAGTGCAGATGAAATTAAATGGCAGGATGAAACTGTTGAAGCGTTTAAAGGACAGCAGTCAGTTATTCATCCCCAGCACTGACACTATCAGGCGCGCGCTCCACGCTCCTCTTTTATGGAAGAGGCGGGGACTTTCGAAGAAGCCACGCCCCTTCGATGCAGAATATTCATGAATGGCAGTGTGGGAATAAAGAAGGTGACGTGAATGACACGGGAACCAATCAGCAGCCGTGTTTAGATGACGACAGTGGAACAAGGGCTTCGAGAcattggacacacacacacacacacacacacacacacacacacacacacacacacacacacacacacacacacacacacacacacacacacacacacacatcccagtcttaccaatatacacaaacatcagtgCATTCCACATGCAATAAAACATCTTTTCCTTTTAACTAAATCAatagatataaaacataaataatacattttctgCATGGAGACTAGTGCAAAGTCATCACAAGGTCAAATGTGCCAGGCATTCCAGTAAGTAGTAGTGATCATGTTCAGAGATTATCATTACAATACACTGCTTCATTAATGCAGGTCTGACTATAAATTCTATTAATATGCTGCAGGGAATAAAGCTAATCATGCATTGTCATCACTTATGATGTTCATCCTACTGCTTTTGACTAGTCTGAGACGAAGATAAGGGCCGAGCTTCGTCCTCGGGAAGTTATCGGACTTCTGAGAAGCTTTCCGAACAATCTTTGCTCCAGAGTTCAGTGTTTCTATTCCTTCACttgtgtatacactgtattgTACCAGGTCAACAAACCGGCAGCTCAGCATCTACAGTATACCTGTAACTTTACTACAGTCATGAAGTCATATCTTATCTTAAGATCTCCTGATGATCCTTGGCTCAGTTCTCTTACTGTGTTAATGAGGAACTTTTATATTATAGATTCCTTCATAAATGTCTTGTTATCTCCACGTAGGTGAGCTTTAGTCTGGACTAATGAGGATAAA
The Tachysurus vachellii isolate PV-2020 chromosome 6, HZAU_Pvac_v1, whole genome shotgun sequence genome window above contains:
- the lbh gene encoding protein LBH, which produces MTAYYPQVYRSVFVPCREMTEVMISSTPMEDIRLSPSKDRLTFQIFPDPSDMERCCKLKDRLPSIVVEATEGEVESGELRWPPEEFQISQGEGDEEEDEEEEEEMNRNIQQGQQTQRKD